A genomic stretch from Halichoerus grypus chromosome 7, mHalGry1.hap1.1, whole genome shotgun sequence includes:
- the BCAN gene encoding brevican core protein, which produces MALLFLLLLAALALTQGPAASADALEGDSSEDRAFRVRIAGDGPVQGVLGGALTIPCHLHYLRPPPSRRAVLGSPRVKWTFLSGGREAEVLVARGLRVKVSEAYRFRVALPAYPASLTDVSLVLSELRPNDSGIYRCEVQHGIDDSSDAVEVKVKGVVFLYRKGSARYAFSFVGAQEACARIGARIATPEQLYAAYLGGYEQCDAGWLSDQTVRYPIQTPREACYGDMDGFPGVRNYGVVDPDDLYDVYCYAEDLNGELFLGAPPDKLTLEEARAYCRERGAEIATTGQLYAAWDGGLDRCSPGWLADGSVRYPIVRPSQRCGGGLPGVKTLFLFPNQTGFPNKHSRFNVYCFRDSPQPSATPEASGPALDPASNGLEAIVTVTETLEELQLPRETVESESRGAIYSIPIVEDGADGSSTPEDPAEAPRTLLEFEAQSIVPPLGSSEEEGKALEEEEKYTDEEEKEEEEEEEVEDEALWAWPSELSSPDPETPLHTELALEESLSHASPPPASAVLQPGASPPPDGEPEAPRPPRVLGPPTETLPTPRNGKLASPPPSTPVGEREVGEEAGGPELSGVPRGENEETGSSEDTPALLPATRAPESARELEAPSEENSGRTVPTGTSVRVQPVLPTDSASQGGVAVAPSSGDCVPSPCHNGGTCLEEEEGIRCLCLPGYGGDLCDVGLRFCSPGWDVFQGACYKHFSTRSSWEEAETRCRMHGAHLASISTPEEQDFINSRYREYQWIGLNDRTIEGDFLWSDGVPLLYENWNPGQPDSYFLSGENCVVMVWHDQGQWSDVPCNYHLSYTCKMGLVSCGPPPELPLAQVFGRPRLRYEVDTVLRYQCREGLTQRNLPLIRCQENGHWEPPQISCVPRRPARALHPLKAPEGHQGRLLGPWKALLTPPSSPAPGP; this is translated from the exons ATGGCCCTACTGTTCCTGCTCCTGCTGGCAGCCCTGGCCCTGACCCAGGGTCCTGCGGCCTCAGCTGATGCCCTGGAGGGGGACAGCTCAG AGGACCGGGCCTTCCGCGTGCGCATCGCAGGCGACGGACCAGTGCAGGGCGTGCTGGGCGGCGCCCTCACCATCCCGTGCCACCTTCACTACCTGCGGCCGCCGCCGAGCCGCCGGGCCGTGCTGGGCTCCCCGCGGGTCAAGTGGACCTTCCTGTCCGGGGGCCGTGAGGCCGAGGTGCTGGTGGCGCGGGGGCTGCGCGTCAAGGTGAGCGAGGCCTACCGGTTCCGCGTGGCGCTGCCCGCCTACCCGGCGTCACTCACCGACGTGTCCCTGGTGCTGAGCGAGCTGCGGCCCAACGACTCGGGCATCTACCGCTGCGAAGTCCAGCACGGCATTGACGACAGCAGCGATGCTGTGGAGGTCAAGGTCAAAG GGGTCGTCTTTCTCTACCGGAAAGGCTCTGCCCGCTATGCTTTCTCCTTCGTGGGGGCCCAGGAGGCCTGTGCCCGCATCGGAGCCCGCATCGCCACCCCGGAGCAGCTCTACGCTGCCTACCTCGGGGGCTATGAGCAGTGTGACGCTGGCTGGCTGTCCGACCAGAccgtgag GTATCCCATACAGACCCCACGAGAGGCCTGTTATGGAGACATGGATGGCTTCCCTGGGGTCCGGAACTACGGCGTGGTGGACCCGGACGACCTCTATGACGTCTACTGCTATGCCGAAGACCTAAATG GAGAGCTGTTCCTGGGCGCCCCTCCAGACAAGCTGACGCTGGAGGAGGCACGGGCGTACTGCCGGGAGCGGGGTGCGGAGATCGCCACCACGGGCCAGCTGTACGCAGCCTGGGATGGCGGCCTGGACCGCTGCAGCCCAGGCTGGCTGGCTGATGGCAGCGTGCGCTACCCCATCGTCAGGCCCAGCCAGCGCTGCGGGGGCGGCCTGCCGGGCGTCAAGACgctcttcctcttccccaaccAGACTGGCTTCCCCAACAAGCACAGCCGCTTCAACGTCTACTGCTTCCGAG ACTCTCCCCAGCCGTCCGCCACGCCTGAGGCCTCAGGCCCAGCATTGGACCCAGCCTCTAATGGGCTGGAGGCCATTGTCACGGTGACAGAGACCCTGGAGGAACTTCAGCTGCCTCGGGAAACTGTGGAGAGCGAGTCCCGGGGAGCCATTTACTCCATCCCCATCGTGGAGGATGGCGCGGATGGAAGCTCCACTCCAGAAGACCCAGCAGAGGCCCCGAGGACCCTCCTCG AATTCGAAGCGCAATCCATTGTACCTCCCCTGGGGTCCTCAGAAGAGGAAGGCAAGGctttggaggaagaagagaaatacacagatgaagaagagaaagaagaggaggaagaggaggaggtggaagaTGAGGCCCTGTGGGCCTGGCCCAGCGAGCTCAGCAGCCCAGACCCAGAGACTCCTCTCCACACTGAGCTAGCCCTAGAGGAATCGCTCTCCCACGCATCCCCACCACCAGCGAGTGCAGTCCTACAGCCTGGTGCATCACCACCTCCCGATGGAGAACCAGAGGCTCCCAGGCCTCCAAGGGTCCTTGGACCACCCACTGAGACTCTACCCACTCCCAGGAACGGGAAACTGGCATCCCCGCCACCTTCCACTCCGGTcggggagagagaggtgggggaggaggctggtggTCCTGAGCTGTCTGGGGTCCCTCGAGGAGAGAATGAGGAGACAGGGAGCTCTGAGGATACCCCTGCCCTGCTTCCAGCCACACGGGCCCCTGAGAGTGCCAGGGAACTGGAGGCCCCCTCTGAAGAGAATTCTGGAAGAACTGTCCCAACAGGGACCTCAGTGCGGGTTCAGCCAGTGCTGCCCACTGACAGCGCCAGCCAAGGTGGAGTGGCCGTGGCCCCCTCATCAG GTGACTGTGTCCCCAGCCCGTGCCACAATGGTGGGACGtgcttggaggaggaggaggggatcCGCTGCCTGTGTTTGCCTGGCTATGGGGGGGACCTGTGTGATGTTG GCCTCCGCTTCTGCAGCCCCGGCTGGGACGTCTTCCAGGGGGCCTGCTACAAGCACTTCTCCACGCGGAGCAGCTGGGAGGAGGCGGAGACCCGGTGCCGGATGCACGGCGCGCACCTGGCCAGCATCAGCACGCCCGAGGAGCAGGACTTCATCAAca GTCGGTACCGCGAGTACCAGTGGATCGGGCTCAACGACCGGACCATCGAAGGCGATTTCCTGTGGTCAGATGGCGTCCCCCTG CTCTATGAGAACTGGAATCCTGGGCAGCCTGACAGCTACTTCCTGTCCGGAGAGAACTGCGTGGTCATGGTGTGGCATGATCAGGGACAATGGAGTGATGTACCCTGCAACTACCACCTGTCCTACACCTGCAAGATGGGGCTGG TGTCCTGTGGGCCTCCACCAGAGCTGCCCCTGGCTCAAGTGTTTGGCCGCCCACGGCTGCGCTATGAAGTAGACACGGTGCTTCGTTACCAGTGCCGGGAGGGGCTGACCCAGCGCAACCTGCCCCTGATCCGCTGCCAGGAGAATGGTCACTGGGAGCCCCCCCAGATCTCCTGTGTGCCCCGCAGGCCT GCTCGAGCTCTGCACCCACTGAAGGCCCCAGAAGGACATCAAGGGAGGCTCCTGGGACCCTGGAAGGCACTGCTGACCCCTCCTTCCAGTCCCGCTCCGGGTCCCTAG